In Fluviicola taffensis DSM 16823, the following are encoded in one genomic region:
- a CDS encoding FkbM family methyltransferase yields the protein MSIPNRSFLFRHKLISLLRDLDVKGIRRLSIALPKLLLPNPSKVGKHVLKTIHGVKMVIDPSVDTGVELSLFQTGTYEKGTIQLLQKYLNPGNTFLDIGANIGLMSVIASKVVGEKGIVYSVEANPKTVPILQVNSELNACENIVILPIALSDSKGMARLFENWEVNRGGASLISQSNEQQGIEVKMERLDDLFQKETPLQLVKIDVEGFEPQVLRGGMSWFQKQQPIFIIEVSKKREKEVGPSPAEIMKLVQTIGKYSFFKQKGTKERRGKLIEIQNEQDLPSHDNIVCIPAAKNN from the coding sequence ATGTCTATTCCAAACAGATCGTTTTTATTCCGTCACAAACTCATCTCCTTGCTTCGTGATTTGGATGTAAAGGGAATTCGCAGACTTTCAATAGCTCTTCCAAAGCTTTTGCTACCCAATCCTTCAAAAGTTGGAAAACATGTATTAAAAACCATTCACGGTGTGAAAATGGTCATCGATCCTTCTGTTGACACTGGTGTGGAGCTTTCCCTTTTTCAAACGGGTACTTATGAAAAAGGAACCATCCAATTGCTGCAGAAGTATTTGAATCCAGGAAATACGTTTTTAGATATAGGAGCAAATATTGGTTTAATGTCAGTAATTGCCTCTAAGGTTGTAGGAGAAAAAGGAATCGTATATTCTGTAGAAGCAAATCCGAAAACGGTTCCAATTCTTCAAGTAAATAGCGAGTTAAATGCCTGCGAGAATATCGTGATTCTTCCAATTGCACTCTCAGATTCAAAAGGTATGGCAAGACTATTTGAAAATTGGGAAGTTAATCGGGGAGGAGCATCATTGATTTCTCAAAGTAATGAGCAACAAGGAATAGAGGTGAAAATGGAGCGCTTAGATGATTTGTTTCAGAAAGAAACTCCGCTTCAGCTGGTTAAAATTGATGTGGAGGGATTTGAACCTCAAGTGCTTCGTGGAGGAATGTCTTGGTTTCAGAAACAACAGCCCATTTTTATCATCGAAGTTTCTAAAAAGCGTGAAAAAGAAGTTGGACCAAGTCCAGCTGAAATTATGAAGTTGGTTCAAACGATTGGTAAATATTCATTCTTCAAACAAAAAGGAACCAAGGAACGCAGAGGTAAATTGATTGAGATTCAGAACGAACAAGATTTACCAAGTCATGACAATATTGTGTGTATTCCAGCTGCAAAAAACAATTAG
- a CDS encoding patatin-like phospholipase family protein: protein MKALLFVLLIVFSSLSYGQKAIDLKPRAKIGLCLSGGGAKGLAHIGILKLIDSLGIKIDYITGTSMGSVIGGLYASGYTGNQIDSIAQTADWEIILNQYVPADNINMDEKDEYNKYIAEIPFVKKHFNFTGVIDGQSLQETLTRLTRHVNNITDFNKLPIPYKCMAVDILTMRPIELDSGNLALAMRCSMSIPTVFKPVKWNDYLLVDGGLMVNFPVKQLQAMGANFIIGSYTGGRLMHEDELTTINKLLIQSSSFYGIQEAKDDIEACNIFNNLTTNMLEFNAGDFKYAKNIIEKGIAVVELVRPQLINLAKQYHTLNGAYSRPKLMDTNPQFLVRTIFIEGVTSAETEEFILKRLNLKPGDSTTFEDLDHSIIDAYSNRYFSKVYYTVTEDSIKGADIKLQVIEDFKHVFKGSVHYDTEYGAGVFLNYTGRNVLGKNSRIVLSVDLAESLKFRVNYRKYIRASRFSTFTSFYNESIKQKFFTSSGGLEDTYKNKYNMLSTALSYNINVQSSAAIGVMYEVSTLKPLFDDQTLDQVHPRKIDGNIFSTFLNYQRNTYTSLYYPIKGSNLVFENRFTLLSDEEIKSEYSTLDTIANKIVKQSVKDRARFNPSYRVSFIFEKYFKIIPRLSLVTTLKTGFVFDQIFKIKNTSSTPTLENETSFAEYFSIGGINTTSRTGAIDLWGYRNGEIGSKAFYTLRFGPQWEVIHKLFVTPYVNILYSTSSIEDFGKNIQHAFDYSKKDPLKTYDYTSTIGFGINVRFKTILGPINLNISKISSFSKPTAFLSIGYYF from the coding sequence ATGAAAGCATTACTATTCGTACTATTGATCGTGTTTTCGTCTTTATCTTACGGACAAAAAGCAATCGACCTTAAACCTAGAGCAAAAATTGGTCTTTGTTTGAGTGGTGGTGGAGCAAAAGGTCTTGCTCATATAGGAATTCTTAAGTTAATTGACTCTTTAGGAATCAAAATTGATTACATAACAGGAACTAGTATGGGAAGTGTAATTGGTGGATTATATGCTTCTGGATACACTGGAAATCAAATTGATAGTATTGCTCAAACTGCGGACTGGGAGATTATCTTGAATCAGTACGTACCTGCAGACAATATTAACATGGACGAAAAAGATGAATACAACAAATACATTGCTGAAATCCCTTTCGTAAAGAAACATTTCAATTTCACGGGAGTAATTGATGGACAAAGTCTTCAGGAAACCTTAACACGTTTAACAAGGCATGTCAATAATATTACGGATTTCAACAAATTGCCTATCCCCTATAAATGCATGGCTGTCGATATTTTGACGATGAGGCCCATCGAATTAGATTCAGGAAATTTAGCACTTGCGATGCGCTGTAGTATGTCAATTCCAACCGTTTTTAAACCTGTCAAATGGAACGACTATTTATTGGTGGATGGTGGATTAATGGTTAATTTCCCTGTAAAGCAGTTACAAGCTATGGGGGCAAATTTCATTATAGGGAGTTATACTGGAGGAAGATTGATGCATGAAGATGAATTAACGACAATTAATAAATTATTGATTCAATCGAGTAGTTTTTATGGTATTCAGGAAGCCAAAGACGATATTGAAGCCTGTAATATATTCAACAACCTAACAACCAATATGCTTGAATTCAATGCTGGTGATTTTAAATATGCCAAAAATATCATTGAAAAAGGAATCGCTGTTGTAGAACTTGTTCGTCCACAGTTAATCAATTTAGCCAAGCAATATCACACTTTAAACGGTGCTTATTCACGTCCTAAATTAATGGATACAAACCCCCAATTTTTAGTACGAACAATTTTCATTGAAGGAGTCACATCGGCTGAGACGGAAGAATTCATTCTAAAGCGACTGAACTTAAAGCCTGGTGATTCAACTACTTTTGAAGATTTAGACCATTCAATTATTGATGCGTACTCTAATCGTTATTTCTCAAAAGTGTATTATACCGTTACAGAAGATTCGATAAAGGGTGCAGATATTAAGTTACAAGTAATTGAAGATTTTAAGCATGTATTCAAAGGTTCTGTGCATTACGACACAGAATATGGAGCTGGAGTATTTTTAAACTATACAGGTCGAAATGTCCTCGGTAAAAACTCCCGAATTGTATTATCTGTAGATCTCGCAGAATCATTGAAATTTCGTGTCAATTACCGCAAATACATTCGAGCTTCTCGTTTCAGTACGTTTACCTCTTTTTACAATGAAAGTATCAAACAGAAGTTTTTCACTTCCAGTGGAGGATTGGAGGATACATATAAGAACAAATACAACATGCTTTCTACTGCTTTATCTTACAACATCAATGTCCAATCTTCAGCAGCAATTGGTGTCATGTATGAAGTTTCTACTTTAAAACCATTATTTGATGATCAAACATTGGATCAAGTTCATCCTAGAAAGATCGATGGGAACATATTCAGCACATTTTTGAACTATCAAAGGAATACTTACACTAGTTTGTATTATCCAATAAAGGGAAGCAATCTTGTTTTCGAAAATCGTTTTACATTGCTTTCTGACGAAGAAATAAAATCAGAATACAGCACCTTGGACACGATTGCAAATAAGATTGTAAAACAATCTGTAAAGGACAGGGCCAGATTTAATCCAAGTTACCGTGTTTCATTTATTTTTGAGAAATACTTCAAAATAATACCAAGATTAAGTCTTGTTACAACATTAAAAACAGGATTTGTATTTGATCAAATATTTAAAATAAAAAACACATCCAGCACACCTACTCTAGAGAATGAAACGTCATTTGCCGAATACTTTAGCATTGGAGGAATTAATACCACTTCACGAACCGGGGCTATCGATCTTTGGGGATATAGAAATGGCGAAATTGGCTCTAAAGCATTTTACACGCTTCGATTCGGTCCACAATGGGAGGTTATCCATAAACTCTTCGTTACACCTTATGTAAACATATTATACAGCACCTCAAGTATTGAAGATTTCGGTAAAAATATTCAACATGCTTTTGATTATTCGAAGAAAGACCCATTAAAAACCTACGATTATACGAGTACAATAGGCTTTGGAATCAATGTTCGATTTAAAACGATTCTTGGTCCAATTAACTTAAATATCTCTAAAATCAGCAGTTTTAGCAAGCCAACAGCTTTTTTATCAATTGGGTATTATTTTTAG
- the htpG gene encoding molecular chaperone HtpG, which produces MKTGQIHVSTENIFPIIKKFLYSDHEIFLRELVSNAVDANQKLKVLSSTGEFKGELGELKVEVLLDKESKTLTIRDNGIGMTADEIDKYINQIAFSGAEEFVKQYEGKEGAESIIGHFGLGFYSGFMVAEKVQIRTLSRHEGSQAVQWESNGSPEYTLTEIDKESRGTDIVLYINEESIEFLEKSRIQGILDKYCKFLPIPVFFGDKVEYINSPEGEMDEDGKVKRISIDIPNQINNPKPAWTSAPVDLKDEDYNSFYRELYPMSFDDPLFHIHLNVDYPFNLTGILYFPKIKENVEVQRNKINLYSNQVFITDSVAEIVPEFLTLLHGVIDSPDIPLNVSRSYLQSDGNVKKISAHITKKVADKLAEMFKKDRADFESKWDDLKIFVEYGMLSDEKFAEKAKTFALIKNTDGKYYTIEEFKEQIAPLQTNKDGKLIALYTHSLEEHFSFVKQAKDRGFQVAIIDGPLASHWISTIEQTNENLGFVRVDADALDQLIQKEGELPAKLTEEQQTALKPLFESAVDNRKFKVEFKSMSETDSPIIVTQPEFVRRMMEQQKYGGGGFFGAFPETYSMVVNANHQKVESLLSLTDDKEKSTKIKQLTDLALLAQGMLKGEELTNFIERSISFV; this is translated from the coding sequence ATGAAAACAGGACAAATACATGTTTCAACGGAAAACATTTTCCCAATTATTAAAAAATTCTTGTATTCCGACCATGAGATTTTCTTACGTGAGTTGGTTTCAAATGCAGTTGATGCAAATCAAAAGTTAAAGGTGCTTTCTTCCACTGGAGAGTTTAAAGGAGAACTGGGTGAGTTGAAAGTAGAAGTTCTTTTGGATAAAGAATCGAAGACTTTGACAATTAGAGACAATGGAATCGGTATGACAGCTGATGAAATAGATAAATACATCAATCAAATTGCTTTCTCTGGTGCCGAAGAGTTTGTAAAACAATACGAAGGTAAAGAAGGTGCTGAAAGTATTATTGGTCATTTTGGTCTTGGTTTTTATTCAGGATTCATGGTGGCTGAAAAGGTTCAGATTCGTACCTTGTCACGTCACGAAGGTTCACAAGCTGTTCAGTGGGAAAGTAATGGTTCTCCAGAGTATACATTGACAGAAATTGACAAAGAATCACGTGGAACTGACATTGTGTTGTATATCAACGAAGAATCGATTGAATTTTTAGAGAAATCGCGCATTCAAGGAATTTTGGATAAATATTGTAAGTTTCTACCTATTCCCGTTTTCTTTGGAGACAAAGTAGAATACATTAATTCGCCAGAAGGTGAAATGGATGAAGATGGGAAAGTAAAACGCATTTCTATTGATATTCCGAACCAAATAAATAACCCAAAACCAGCTTGGACTTCAGCTCCAGTTGATTTGAAAGACGAAGATTACAACTCCTTTTACCGCGAATTGTATCCAATGTCTTTTGACGATCCTTTGTTTCATATCCATTTGAATGTCGATTATCCATTCAATTTGACAGGGATTTTATATTTCCCGAAAATCAAGGAAAATGTAGAGGTTCAACGAAATAAAATCAATTTATATTCCAATCAAGTCTTTATTACTGACTCGGTAGCTGAGATTGTTCCGGAATTTTTGACTTTACTTCATGGTGTGATTGATTCACCAGATATTCCTCTAAATGTTTCTCGTTCTTACTTACAAAGCGATGGAAATGTGAAGAAGATTTCTGCACACATCACGAAAAAAGTAGCAGATAAATTGGCTGAAATGTTCAAAAAGGACCGTGCTGATTTTGAATCAAAATGGGATGATTTGAAAATTTTCGTAGAGTACGGAATGCTTTCAGATGAGAAATTTGCTGAAAAGGCTAAAACCTTTGCATTGATTAAAAATACGGATGGAAAGTATTATACTATTGAAGAATTTAAAGAGCAAATCGCTCCGCTTCAAACGAATAAAGATGGAAAGTTAATAGCACTTTATACGCACAGTTTAGAAGAACATTTTTCATTCGTCAAACAAGCAAAAGATCGTGGATTTCAAGTGGCAATTATTGACGGACCGCTTGCTTCGCATTGGATTTCAACAATAGAGCAAACAAACGAGAATTTGGGATTTGTTCGTGTAGATGCAGATGCATTGGATCAGTTGATTCAAAAAGAAGGCGAATTGCCCGCAAAATTGACAGAAGAACAACAAACGGCATTGAAACCTTTGTTCGAATCTGCGGTTGATAATCGCAAGTTCAAAGTGGAATTCAAATCGATGAGTGAAACAGATTCTCCAATCATTGTTACCCAGCCTGAGTTTGTTCGTCGAATGATGGAACAACAAAAATACGGAGGTGGAGGTTTCTTTGGAGCATTTCCAGAAACATATAGCATGGTTGTGAATGCAAATCATCAAAAAGTGGAATCGTTGTTGAGTTTGACCGATGACAAAGAAAAGTCGACTAAAATTAAGCAGTTAACTGATCTGGCTTTGTTGGCTCAAGGAATGTTGAAAGGCGAGGAGTTGACTAATTTTATTGAGAGAAGTATCTCATTTGTATAA
- a CDS encoding TerB family tellurite resistance protein, producing MYSIIFAIVAFAVSGGRFLPAVIAFFVGGFVDQAVRVRKNQASNANGGGGSRQSFQDVFEYYTQQTQRYDFPTQLLALSAYMMKSDGKVVKSELNFVKSFLAQQFGNQFNTSHLQTLKNFLDAPSIPIDQICSDIRVRAQVEIRIQLLHYLFGIAQSDGQVSESEIKTLQYIANLLQVPPMDFRSVQGMFKQNLNADYEILGIEESATDDEVKKAYRQMAVRYHPDKVASLGEEYQKGAKEKFQRIQEAYDNVKKARGL from the coding sequence GTGTATAGTATCATTTTTGCAATCGTTGCATTTGCTGTTTCAGGAGGAAGATTTCTGCCTGCAGTAATTGCATTTTTCGTAGGGGGATTTGTAGATCAAGCAGTTCGAGTTAGAAAGAACCAAGCTTCTAATGCCAATGGTGGAGGAGGTTCTCGTCAGTCATTCCAAGATGTTTTTGAATATTATACCCAACAAACACAGCGGTATGATTTTCCTACTCAATTGTTAGCTCTTTCAGCTTACATGATGAAAAGTGATGGAAAGGTTGTGAAGTCTGAGTTGAATTTTGTGAAATCATTTCTAGCACAACAATTCGGGAATCAATTCAATACATCACACTTACAAACGTTAAAGAATTTTCTGGATGCGCCATCAATTCCGATTGATCAAATCTGTTCGGATATTCGTGTGCGGGCTCAAGTAGAAATCCGCATTCAGTTGCTTCATTACCTTTTTGGAATTGCACAATCAGATGGTCAAGTATCTGAATCAGAGATAAAAACACTTCAATATATTGCCAATTTGTTACAGGTTCCTCCCATGGATTTTAGATCTGTGCAAGGAATGTTTAAGCAAAATTTAAATGCAGATTATGAAATTTTAGGAATTGAAGAATCTGCAACAGATGATGAGGTCAAAAAGGCTTATCGCCAAATGGCAGTTCGCTATCACCCAGATAAAGTTGCATCATTGGGAGAAGAATACCAAAAAGGTGCGAAGGAGAAATTTCAGCGCATTCAGGAGGCTTATGATAATGTCAAAAAGGCAAGAGGTCTTTAA
- a CDS encoding PKD domain-containing protein: MPSTNYSGNRVFFLFFFLMGITSLFGQDMHGQSRGMTSTAKNLRSFPISEIKNLDTWKKLNSPKYYSHPEFGKLPKDAPCENCVEVLEKRTIDERYFVNVSNNQEFHTQKALGDLHQFVNGEWVSVEHELHPVSSNRYESGYLLDQAVIDFSTARTELKTANGTLRFNNWKLIVVQNEIESNQFSANWSDYTVGSDGTLIHNVFPGIDAEMIVLRGAIKTSFIIKSNELGTFDKLLFREELEGVSSLHAQFSDGTSGLGVGSLKLMSGSTELAVMDEAKLYTKNGPKELARSAVYSIHSNQIDLIVESNWITDNIDSYQLVVDPLVTGTATLAQALITGSRYNASCNFTTSCDYNLSVPFPANATVTAVTFSFTYTANGTTCWLQDGAMRIASGGCVSPSATGFYWFCNAIGGGTCAATNQTVYTDLVSCMPAPSCAIQNVPFTLQFFRSCWGATGCSNTCIGAGSPWVMNMTGKTLEYTNTTTPITLSATTVCQGGAITATTSGTGGVPGYTYNWSFSPTGTPSVGTGASTSISFPTSGTITLYSIVTDACGNQVTNSRIVTVTPGIPPTITAGGPTTFCAGGSVVLTSSSATGNTWSTGATTPSITVTASGSYTVTVLTGSCTSTSVAMVVTVTPLPATPTITAAGPTTFCAGGSVVLTSSSATGNLWSTTETTQSITVSASGTYSLTVSAGGCTSASASTIVTVNPVPATPTITAGGPTTFCAGGSVTLTSSSATGNTWSTAETTQAITVTTSGTYTVTVSNGSCSATSTAITVTVNPLPATPTITASGPFAFCTGGAVTLTSSATTGNTWSTGATTQSITVTTSGTYTVTVSASGCSSATASTTVTVNPLPATPTITASGPTTFCAGGSVTLTSSSATGNTWSTGATTQSITVATSGSYTVTVSNGLCSATSTATTVTVNPLPAVPTIGAGGPTIFCAGGSVTLTSSSPTGNTWSTGATTPSITVTTGGSYTVTSSNGSCTSISSAVVITVNPLPATPTITASGPITFCTGGSVTLTSSSATGNTWSTGATTQSIIVTASGSYTVTVANGPCSATSTATTVTVNPLPPVPTIGAGGATTFCTGSSVTLTSSSVTGNTWSTGVTTQSITATTAGSYTVTVSVNGCSSTSAPLTVTVNPLPTVTAANNGPLCVNQLLNLTASGTVGSTYSWSGPNGFNSTVQNPSIPSITIGEFGIYTVTATLNNCSASTTTTVTLNSGNSTTIVPAGPFCGNDTPFLLSAASPGGNWSGTGIVNASTGLFDPSVSGAGSFVITYDIPGSCSGASTATIIVNSVPVIAFLADTLSGCAPLAVNFTNQTPSVSSQWNFGNGQTSGSLLNASTNFTSAGCFTVSLTVSDLNGCSATSTKVNFICVNPEADASFTPSPSDATITHPEIHFINTSSNATSYSWKFGDGGNSILFSPTHTYDEVASNYTVELIATNSFGCSDTSRVIVRVLDELIYFVPNAFSPDGDEFNNTFQPVFTSGFDPYSFNMRIFNRWGETLFESNDPKVGWDGTYQGVLVQEGVYSWTVSFKDSNSDKKYSDQGHLSMIK; encoded by the coding sequence ATGCCTTCTACAAACTACTCTGGAAACCGTGTTTTCTTCCTGTTCTTTTTTTTAATGGGAATTACCTCTTTATTTGGCCAAGATATGCATGGTCAGAGCAGAGGAATGACTTCAACTGCAAAAAACTTGAGATCTTTTCCTATTTCTGAAATAAAGAATTTGGACACATGGAAAAAATTGAATTCCCCTAAGTATTATTCTCACCCCGAATTTGGAAAACTACCTAAAGACGCTCCTTGCGAGAATTGTGTAGAAGTCTTGGAAAAGCGAACAATTGATGAACGTTATTTCGTAAATGTATCCAATAATCAAGAATTTCACACACAAAAAGCATTGGGTGATTTACACCAATTCGTGAATGGAGAATGGGTTTCTGTGGAACACGAATTACATCCTGTTTCAAGTAATAGATATGAATCTGGTTATTTGTTGGATCAGGCTGTTATTGATTTTTCTACCGCAAGAACCGAATTAAAAACGGCTAATGGCACACTTCGCTTTAATAATTGGAAGTTGATTGTGGTGCAAAATGAAATAGAATCAAATCAATTTAGTGCAAACTGGTCTGATTATACTGTGGGTTCGGATGGTACCTTGATTCATAATGTTTTTCCTGGTATCGATGCTGAAATGATTGTTCTCAGAGGAGCGATCAAGACAAGTTTTATTATTAAATCCAATGAACTTGGAACTTTTGATAAGTTATTGTTTCGGGAAGAATTGGAGGGAGTATCTTCTCTACATGCGCAATTTTCAGATGGTACTTCTGGTTTAGGTGTCGGAAGCTTGAAGTTGATGTCAGGTTCAACAGAGCTGGCAGTTATGGATGAGGCAAAATTGTATACGAAAAACGGACCAAAAGAATTGGCTCGTTCAGCAGTATACAGTATTCATTCGAATCAAATTGATTTAATAGTTGAATCCAATTGGATAACTGACAATATTGACTCCTATCAGTTAGTAGTTGATCCACTTGTAACGGGAACGGCTACTCTTGCTCAGGCTTTAATTACTGGTTCAAGATACAATGCAAGTTGTAATTTCACCACTTCTTGTGATTATAACCTGTCTGTTCCTTTTCCTGCAAATGCAACGGTTACAGCGGTTACTTTTTCATTTACTTATACAGCGAATGGTACAACTTGCTGGCTTCAGGATGGTGCAATGAGAATTGCATCTGGTGGTTGTGTGAGTCCATCTGCAACGGGATTTTATTGGTTTTGCAATGCCATAGGGGGAGGAACGTGTGCTGCTACGAATCAAACAGTCTATACCGATTTGGTAAGTTGTATGCCTGCGCCTAGTTGTGCAATCCAAAACGTACCATTTACTTTACAGTTTTTCCGATCATGCTGGGGAGCAACAGGTTGTTCAAATACCTGTATTGGAGCAGGCTCTCCTTGGGTGATGAACATGACAGGGAAAACATTGGAATATACGAATACAACAACTCCGATTACGCTTTCTGCAACGACGGTTTGTCAAGGAGGGGCAATTACGGCAACAACTTCTGGTACAGGTGGGGTTCCAGGTTATACTTATAATTGGAGTTTTAGTCCGACTGGAACGCCAAGCGTTGGAACTGGAGCAAGTACTAGCATTTCATTTCCTACTTCAGGAACGATAACACTTTATTCAATCGTTACAGATGCTTGTGGAAATCAAGTAACGAATAGCCGAATAGTAACTGTAACTCCAGGAATACCTCCAACGATTACTGCTGGTGGGCCAACCACTTTTTGTGCTGGTGGCTCTGTAGTTTTGACTTCATCGTCTGCAACAGGAAATACATGGTCAACTGGTGCAACAACTCCATCAATTACAGTTACAGCAAGTGGTTCTTACACCGTTACAGTTTTGACAGGAAGCTGTACTTCGACTTCAGTTGCAATGGTAGTGACGGTTACTCCGCTTCCAGCCACTCCAACTATTACCGCTGCTGGACCAACTACTTTTTGTGCTGGTGGCTCTGTAGTTTTGACTTCATCATCCGCAACAGGAAACCTTTGGTCAACAACAGAAACTACTCAATCAATAACGGTTTCTGCTAGTGGAACTTATTCATTAACCGTTTCAGCTGGAGGTTGTACTTCTGCATCTGCTTCTACAATAGTTACGGTCAATCCTGTTCCTGCAACTCCTACAATTACCGCTGGTGGTCCAACAACATTTTGTGCTGGAGGTTCAGTTACTTTGACTTCATCATCTGCAACAGGAAATACGTGGTCAACAGCAGAAACAACTCAGGCAATAACTGTTACAACTAGCGGAACTTATACAGTAACGGTTTCTAATGGTTCTTGTTCAGCAACTTCTACAGCGATAACGGTTACAGTAAATCCTCTTCCAGCTACGCCAACGATTACAGCAAGTGGTCCGTTTGCATTTTGTACAGGAGGAGCAGTTACTTTAACTTCATCAGCTACAACCGGAAACACTTGGTCTACAGGGGCAACTACTCAATCAATTACAGTTACAACTAGTGGAACCTATACAGTAACGGTTTCAGCAAGTGGTTGTTCCTCAGCTACAGCTTCAACGACCGTTACCGTGAATCCACTTCCTGCAACACCAACTATTACAGCTAGTGGACCAACCACATTTTGTGCAGGCGGTTCAGTTACTTTGACTTCATCATCTGCAACAGGAAATACATGGTCTACAGGAGCTACAACTCAATCAATTACAGTTGCAACTAGTGGATCATATACGGTTACCGTTTCGAATGGCTTATGTTCTGCAACTTCTACTGCTACAACTGTTACCGTGAATCCGCTTCCAGCAGTTCCAACAATTGGAGCGGGAGGACCGACTATTTTTTGTGCTGGCGGTTCAGTTACATTAACTTCATCCTCTCCAACAGGGAATACTTGGTCTACAGGAGCAACAACACCATCAATTACAGTTACAACTGGTGGCTCGTATACGGTTACATCATCTAACGGATCTTGTACTTCAATATCTTCTGCGGTAGTTATTACCGTGAATCCACTTCCAGCAACACCAACAATTACAGCTAGTGGACCAATCACATTTTGTACTGGTGGTTCTGTTACTTTGACCTCCTCATCTGCGACAGGAAATACGTGGTCTACAGGAGCGACTACTCAATCGATCATTGTCACAGCTAGTGGATCTTATACTGTTACAGTGGCAAATGGACCATGTTCGGCAACGTCTACTGCTACAACTGTTACCGTGAATCCACTTCCTCCAGTTCCAACAATTGGAGCAGGTGGGGCAACTACTTTTTGTACTGGAAGCTCTGTTACCTTGACTTCTTCATCAGTAACAGGAAATACATGGTCTACAGGAGTAACAACACAATCTATTACAGCTACAACAGCGGGTTCTTATACGGTAACTGTTTCTGTAAATGGTTGTTCCTCAACTTCTGCGCCGTTGACAGTTACAGTTAATCCGCTTCCAACGGTTACAGCAGCCAACAATGGGCCTTTGTGTGTCAATCAATTATTGAATTTAACTGCATCTGGAACGGTTGGCAGCACTTATTCTTGGTCAGGACCTAACGGATTTAATTCTACTGTTCAAAACCCAAGTATTCCTTCCATAACAATTGGAGAATTTGGAATCTATACCGTAACAGCAACATTGAATAATTGTAGTGCTTCTACAACAACAACAGTCACTTTGAATTCTGGAAATTCTACTACGATTGTTCCAGCGGGTCCATTTTGTGGAAATGACACACCATTTTTGCTTTCAGCAGCAAGTCCAGGAGGAAATTGGTCTGGAACAGGAATCGTAAATGCTTCAACGGGTTTGTTTGACCCAAGTGTTTCTGGAGCTGGTTCATTTGTTATAACTTATGATATTCCGGGTTCTTGTTCAGGTGCTTCAACTGCGACTATTATTGTCAATTCAGTTCCAGTAATTGCCTTTTTGGCAGACACATTATCTGGTTGTGCACCTTTAGCTGTTAATTTTACAAATCAAACTCCCTCGGTGAGTTCACAATGGAATTTTGGTAACGGACAAACATCAGGTTCTTTACTCAATGCTTCTACGAACTTCACATCTGCTGGATGTTTTACGGTTTCTTTAACTGTATCAGATTTGAATGGTTGTTCGGCAACTTCTACGAAAGTTAATTTCATCTGTGTTAATCCAGAAGCTGATGCGTCTTTTACGCCTTCCCCATCTGATGCAACAATTACACATCCTGAAATTCATTTTATCAATACTTCATCCAATGCCACATCTTATAGCTGGAAATTCGGAGATGGAGGAAATTCGATTCTTTTTTCTCCCACTCATACCTATGATGAAGTTGCCAGTAATTATACTGTGGAATTAATCGCGACAAATTCCTTCGGTTGTTCAGATACAAGTAGAGTAATTGTTAGGGTTTTGGATGAATTGATTTATTTTGTTCCAAATGCATTTTCACCAGATGGAGATGAGTTTAACAACACCTTCCAACCAGTATTTACATCCGGATTTGATCCGTATAGCTTTAATATGCGCATTTTTAACCGTTGGGGAGAAACGTTGTTTGAGTCGAATGATCCAAAAGTTGGTTGGGATGGTACATACCAGGGAGTTTTGGTTCAAGAAGGCGTTTATTCTTGGACGGTTTCTTTTAAAGATTCAAATAGCGATAAAAAATATTCCGATCAAGGCCATTTGAGCATGATAAAATAG